A window of Apium graveolens cultivar Ventura chromosome 8, ASM990537v1, whole genome shotgun sequence contains these coding sequences:
- the LOC141678558 gene encoding ATP-dependent DNA helicase Q-like 3 has protein sequence MKKSELPLKNICGFEKQKCGKEALVKLLRWHFGYSQYRGKQLEAIESVLSGRDCFCLMPTGGGKSMCYQIPALVKPGIVLVVCPLIALMENQVMALKEKGIAAEFLSSTQTSKVREKIHEDLESGKPSLRLLYVTPELIATSGFMLRLTKIHAKGLLNLIAIDEAHCISSWGHDFRPSYRKLSSLRNRLPDVPILALTATAVPKVQMDVMESLCLHNPLVLKSSFNRPNIYYEVRYKDRLEDPYADVANLFKSCGNICAIVYCLERTTCDDLATHLSKMGINCAAYHAGLNNKLRSSVLDDWISSKTQVVVATVAFGMGIDRKDVRIVCHYNVPKSMESFYQESGRAGRDQLPSRSVLYYGVDDRRKMEFILSKAESKKLQSSGLPDGHTKKSLVDFKMMVKYCEEANCRRKKILESFGEEVPANLCGKSCDACRHPDIVTKCLEELTSSCAFQSRSGTPRIYINSPSILMADDQFSEFWNQDDSENWSEDEISDADDDIDVVKTLTRSSLPSKTTLNDKFEVLQQAEERYYQDKNHEKQKSKLDRNAISETLRGSSKQRLLNALKQSQQRLGNLEIDIETSAALLESECFKKFGKSGKSFYLSKMASTMRWLSTANEKELISRLSTTDPASPSPEQTGISCSPSPLVDQVAAVITSENVYCSVKGKTPTMLESNLPDTELPTIPSFSEFLKSKKAEGRRLSPLQNHSPSSIQKNGDKRARYQ, from the exons ATGAAGAAGTCCGAGTTGCCATTGAAAAATATTTGTGGATTTGAGAAGCAGAAATGCGGGAAGGAAGCTTTGGTGAAGCTCCTCAGATGGCATTTTGGGTATTCTCAGTATCGAGGGAAGCAATTAGAAGCGATCGAATCAGTTTTGTCAG GAAGAGATTGTTTCTGCCTCATGCCAACTGGTGGAGGAAAGTCAATGTGCTATCAGATTCCAGCATTGGTGAAACCGGGAATTGTGCTTGTTGTTTGTCCTTTAATAG CATTAATG GAAAATCAAGTAATGGCACTAAAGGAGAAAGGTATTGCTGCTGAATTTCTATCCTCGACCCAGACATCGAAAGTTAGAGAAAAG ATTCATGAAGATCTTGAATCTGGAAAACCATCCTTAAGGTTGCTTTATGTAACACCGGAATTGATTGCGACATCTGGTTTTATGTTACGATTGACAAAGATCCATGCTAAAGGGCTCTTGAATCTAATAGCCATCGATGAG GCTCATTGCATCTCATCTTGGGGCCATGACTTCAG GCCTAGCTACCGGAAACTTTCTTCTTTGAGGAATCGTTTACCTGATGTACCAATATTGGCTTTAACAGCTACCGCTGTTCCAAA GGTTCAGATGGATGTGATGGAGTCTTTGTGCTTACATAATCCTCTAGTCCTGAAGTCATCTTTTAATCGACCAAATATATATTACGAAG TTCGATATAAAGATCGTTTGGAAGATCCATATGCGGATGTAGCCAATCTTTTTAAATCTTGCGGAAACATTTGTGCAATTGTATACTGTCTCGAACGTACAACTTGTGATGATTTGGCTACTCATTTGTCCAAGATGGGAATTAATTGTGCTG CATATCATGCGGGATTAAACAATAAGCTACGGAGTTCTGTTCTAGATGACTGGATTTCCTCAAAGACGCAGGTTGTTGTCGCTACAGTGGCTTTTGG GATG GGAATAGATCGGAAAGATGTCAGGATTGTTTGCCACTATAATGTTCCCAAGTCGATGGAATCCTTTTATCAGGAGTCAGGTAGAGCTGGTCGTGATCAATTGCCATCTAGAAGTGTTTTATACTACGGAGTGGATGACCGGAGAAAAATG GAATTTATTTTAAGTAAAGCAGAAAGCAAAAAGTTGCAGTCCTCGGGCTTGCCGGATGGACATACAAAGAAGTCCTTGGTTGATTTCAAAATG ATGGTTAAGTATTGCGAAGAGGCTAATTGTCGAAGGAAAAAGATCCTAGAGAGTTTTGGGGAGGAG GTACCAGCAAACTTGTGTGGAAAATCCTGTGATGCATGTAGGCACCCGGACATAGTGACCAAGTGTTTAGAGGAGCTTACAAGTTCTTGTGCTTTTCAAAGCAGGAGTGGTACACCACGAATCTATATTAATAG CCCCTCGATTCTGATGGCAGACGACCAATTCTCAGAATTTTGGAATCAGGATGATAGTGAAAATTGGTCCGAGGATGAAATATCTGATGCTGATG ATGATATTGATGTTGTGAAGACCTTGACTAGATCAAGTTTACCATCAAAAACAACATTAAATGATAAGTTTGAAGTGCTGCAGCAGGCTGAAGAGAGATATTATCAGGACAAAAATCATGAAAAACAG AAAAGTAAACTCGACAGGAATGCCATATCTGAAACTCTTAGGGGGTCGAGCAAGCAAAGATTATTGAATGCGCTAAAGCAATCACAGCAGAGGCTTGGAAACTTAGA AATTGATATTGAAACATCTGCTGCATTGCTTGAAAGTGAGTGCTTCAAGAAATTTGGAAAATCTGGTAAATCCTTTTATTTATCGAAAATGGCAAGTACTATGAGGTGGCTTTCAACAGCAAACGAAAAGGAACTAATTTCTAGGCTCAGCACGACAGATCCTGCTTCTCCCAGCCCTGAACAGACCGGAATTTCCTGTTCACCATCTCCTTTGGTTGATCAGGTAGCGGCTGTAATTACTAGTGAAAATGTATACTGCAGTGTTAAGGGTAAAACTCCAACTATGCTGGAAAGCAATTTACCAGACACTGAATTGCCAACAATCCCATCTTTCTCTGAGTTCCTGAAAAGCAAAAAAGCTGAGGGAAGACGGTTATCACCACTTCAGAATCATTCACCCAGCAGCATACAGAAGAACGGGGACAAGAGAGCTAGATATCAGTAG